In one Actinomycetes bacterium genomic region, the following are encoded:
- a CDS encoding MGMT family protein, which yields MIPPAPDDYAEEVLALVERIPPGRVLTYGDLAGLVGRGGPRQAGTVMATWGGGVPWWRVVRADGRPATGHVREALERLRSEGTPLRPGGDRVDLGRCRFTP from the coding sequence GTGATCCCTCCCGCGCCGGACGACTATGCCGAGGAGGTGCTGGCCCTGGTAGAGCGGATCCCCCCGGGGCGGGTGCTCACCTACGGCGACCTGGCCGGGCTGGTGGGCCGGGGCGGCCCCCGGCAGGCCGGCACCGTGATGGCCACCTGGGGTGGCGGCGTGCCCTGGTGGCGGGTGGTGCGGGCCGACGGGCGCCCGGCCACCGGTCACGTTCGGGAGGCGCTCGAGCGGCTGCGCTCGGAGGGGACACCGCTGCGGCCCGGCGGCGACCGGGTGGACCTGGGCCGCTGCCGGTTCACCCCCTGA